From Candidatus Nucleicultrix amoebiphila FS5, a single genomic window includes:
- the mltA gene encoding murein transglycosylase A gives MQTLAAHLSSNFTTCPYQLERVEFEQLPGWRQETFEGVGDAWHSSLEYLKTKGRFNFGWLGDKAQWQDLLASDFTDFQHFLTTYFVPHRLLPQDDNEALLTGYYEPIYEGSLRQEGPYTTPLYRRPEELVVVEDMGVFSDDLKGRRIAGRVEQGTLKPYFTRAEIHQGALKNRGLEIAWLKDPKDAYFLAVQGSGVIKLPDGGEMRVSYHGTNGYPYTSVGKELVRRREIAQEEISMQTVRSWLDANIQKREELFTLNKSYVFFKKLEGRGPVGALGQPLTTLRSLAVDPRYIPLGVPLWIEGKSRNGKTPDLTRLMLAHDTGGAIKGPLRGDVFCGTGASAGELAGPMQLDSCFYIFLPKAK, from the coding sequence ATGCAAACGCTGGCTGCACACCTTTCAAGTAATTTTACAACGTGCCCCTATCAGCTCGAAAGGGTAGAGTTTGAGCAGTTGCCGGGATGGCGGCAAGAGACGTTTGAGGGGGTGGGTGACGCTTGGCATAGTTCTTTAGAATATTTAAAAACAAAGGGTAGGTTTAATTTTGGCTGGTTGGGAGACAAAGCGCAATGGCAAGACTTATTAGCCTCTGACTTTACTGACTTTCAACATTTTCTCACAACTTATTTTGTTCCCCATCGTCTTCTTCCGCAAGACGATAACGAAGCGTTATTAACAGGGTATTATGAACCAATTTATGAGGGATCGCTGAGGCAAGAGGGACCGTATACGACCCCTCTCTATCGTCGTCCGGAAGAGTTGGTTGTTGTTGAGGATATGGGGGTTTTTAGTGATGATTTAAAAGGGCGTCGTATCGCAGGACGCGTTGAACAAGGAACCCTCAAACCTTATTTTACACGCGCTGAAATTCATCAAGGGGCTTTAAAGAACAGAGGCCTAGAAATCGCATGGCTTAAGGATCCAAAAGACGCCTATTTTTTAGCTGTTCAAGGATCAGGAGTTATAAAACTTCCAGACGGAGGTGAAATGCGTGTGAGTTACCATGGCACCAATGGATATCCTTATACATCTGTGGGGAAGGAGTTGGTACGACGTAGAGAAATAGCCCAAGAAGAAATTTCTATGCAAACAGTGCGCAGTTGGTTAGATGCCAATATTCAAAAGCGTGAAGAACTTTTTACTCTCAATAAATCATATGTTTTTTTTAAAAAATTAGAGGGTAGGGGACCTGTGGGGGCGCTTGGACAACCTTTAACGACTTTGAGAAGTTTAGCAGTGGATCCACGCTATATACCCTTAGGCGTTCCCTTATGGATCGAAGGAAAATCACGTAACGGTAAAACACCCGATTTAACAAGATTGATGTTAGCCCATGATACGGGAGGCGCTATCAAAGGACCATTGAGAGGGGATGTTTTTTGTGGAACAGGGGCGTCCGCTGGTGAACTTGCAGGCCCCATGCAGCTGGATAGTTGCTTTTATATCTTTCTTCCAAAAGCGAAATGA
- a CDS encoding Tim44/TimA family putative adaptor protein, which produces MSLDTEVLQIIIFALIAGVILYRLYLVLGEKRGHEDKERAEKISIWLKGEVIDDKIKAATPPEVIPEKFSSEIATLKSIDPTFLWKNFIKGASQAFEIIISHFAKGTIQDIESLLSKDIYKDFSTECEARKKAGEVLETTLLRVESVTPEYITVSGTMARITLLFVTEQTHILRDKSGNILEGDPKQSEEIHDTWTFQKDLKSSDPNWMLVKINS; this is translated from the coding sequence ATGAGTTTAGACACAGAAGTCCTTCAGATTATCATCTTCGCTCTTATTGCTGGTGTAATTTTATACAGATTATATCTTGTCCTTGGCGAAAAACGGGGGCATGAAGATAAAGAGCGCGCCGAAAAAATATCGATTTGGTTAAAAGGCGAAGTTATTGATGATAAGATTAAAGCTGCAACGCCTCCTGAAGTTATTCCTGAAAAATTTAGCTCTGAAATTGCGACCCTTAAGTCCATAGATCCAACTTTTTTATGGAAAAATTTTATCAAAGGAGCAAGCCAAGCTTTTGAAATTATCATCAGTCACTTTGCAAAAGGCACTATACAGGACATTGAATCTTTACTCAGTAAAGATATTTATAAGGATTTTAGCACAGAATGCGAAGCGCGAAAAAAGGCAGGGGAAGTGCTTGAGACAACGCTGTTGCGCGTAGAATCTGTGACGCCTGAGTATATTACTGTATCGGGAACTATGGCTCGGATTACACTGCTTTTTGTTACGGAACAAACGCACATTTTGCGCGACAAGAGTGGCAACATTCTTGAAGGCGATCCAAAACAGTCAGAAGAAATCCATGATACATGGACGTTTCAGAAGGACTTAAAATCCTCGGATCCAAATTGGATGCTTGTAAAAATTAACAGTTAA
- the rdgB gene encoding RdgB/HAM1 family non-canonical purine NTP pyrophosphatase, which produces MPRKLAHGSKIILATSNIVKKREILNLLEPYGLDIIFSDNLKPKDHEENGRTFCENALIKAQAYLSGDSPVLSDDSGLVIPALNGRPGIFSARFAEEVGGYPRVFEVLEQELSSSKDYRAYFECCLVLLWPEGHGESFSGRVEGTLVFPPRGYQGQKNYDSIFIPEGSTKTFAEMKLEEKQKISHRAQAVRKLIQYCLEP; this is translated from the coding sequence GTGCCGCGTAAGCTTGCCCATGGCTCCAAAATCATTCTTGCAACAAGCAACATTGTTAAAAAGCGAGAAATATTAAATCTGCTAGAACCCTACGGTTTAGACATTATTTTTTCCGATAATCTAAAACCAAAGGACCATGAAGAAAATGGGCGTACTTTTTGCGAAAATGCTCTCATTAAAGCGCAGGCCTATCTTAGCGGTGATTCCCCAGTTTTATCTGATGATTCTGGTTTAGTGATTCCAGCGTTAAATGGTCGACCTGGTATTTTCTCAGCACGTTTTGCTGAAGAAGTTGGCGGATATCCCCGTGTATTCGAAGTTCTTGAACAAGAGCTTTCTTCTTCCAAAGATTATCGCGCCTATTTTGAATGTTGTTTGGTTCTTTTATGGCCAGAAGGCCATGGGGAATCATTCTCTGGTCGCGTTGAAGGGACCCTTGTTTTTCCACCCCGCGGATATCAAGGACAAAAAAATTATGACTCTATTTTCATTCCAGAAGGATCCACAAAAACCTTTGCTGAAATGAAGTTAGAAGAAAAGCAAAAAATTAGCCATCGCGCTCAAGCCGTCAGAAAACTGATTCAATACTGTCTAGAGCCATGA
- the secB gene encoding protein-export chaperone SecB → MPDKKKSVPHTSNVQNSQNQIPMAPLLVNGQYIKDLSFENPNPLKSLTQQEKAPEISVNVDLQANPVQDKTFEIVLHIKADATSDKERMFLVELEYAGIFTVGDIPEQNVHPILMIECPRILFPMARAIIANITREAGFPSLSLNPIDFAELYRQQFMSEAKSDPSDPKAKESKKSSKEH, encoded by the coding sequence ATGCCAGACAAAAAAAAGTCTGTCCCTCATACGTCAAACGTTCAAAACTCTCAGAATCAAATTCCGATGGCCCCTCTTCTTGTGAATGGTCAATACATTAAAGATCTTTCTTTTGAGAACCCCAATCCATTAAAAAGTTTAACGCAACAAGAAAAAGCTCCAGAAATAAGCGTTAACGTTGACCTTCAGGCTAACCCTGTTCAGGATAAAACCTTTGAGATCGTTCTACACATTAAAGCAGACGCCACTAGCGATAAAGAAAGAATGTTTTTGGTTGAGCTGGAATATGCTGGCATTTTTACGGTTGGTGACATTCCTGAACAAAACGTACACCCAATCTTAATGATAGAGTGCCCAAGAATTCTTTTCCCTATGGCACGGGCTATTATTGCTAATATTACACGTGAAGCTGGGTTCCCTTCCTTGTCATTGAACCCCATTGATTTTGCGGAACTCTATCGTCAACAGTTTATGTCAGAAGCAAAATCAGATCCTTCGGACCCGAAAGCAAAAGAGTCTAAAAAGAGTTCCAAAGAGCATTAG
- the dnaQ gene encoding DNA polymerase III subunit epsilon — MREIVLDTESTGLDPKSGHRLVEIGCLELMNHVPTGNVFHCYINPERDMPQEAFNVHGLSEEFLRDHPVFKDVAEKFLEFIQDDILVIHNARFDMKFLNHELGSLEIAPLSFERVIDTLQIAREKFPGSPANLDALCRRFNVDNSTRVKHGALLDAELLAEVYLELIGGRQSTFHLEEEAQHILSRVDGHTQNVRPIRSFPASEEELKNHKEILGKISNALWNSF; from the coding sequence ATGCGTGAAATCGTCCTCGACACCGAGTCCACAGGACTTGACCCCAAATCTGGTCACCGCTTGGTGGAAATAGGATGTCTTGAGCTGATGAATCATGTTCCCACCGGAAATGTATTTCATTGTTATATCAACCCTGAAAGAGACATGCCGCAAGAAGCTTTTAATGTTCATGGGTTGTCCGAAGAGTTTTTAAGGGATCATCCAGTTTTTAAAGATGTGGCAGAAAAATTCTTAGAATTTATTCAAGACGATATTCTTGTGATCCATAACGCGCGTTTTGATATGAAATTTCTAAATCATGAACTTGGTTCTCTTGAGATTGCTCCGTTAAGTTTTGAGCGCGTCATTGATACATTACAAATTGCCCGTGAGAAATTTCCAGGATCTCCTGCTAATCTTGATGCGCTCTGTCGTCGTTTTAATGTGGATAACTCAACACGTGTTAAGCACGGTGCTCTTTTGGATGCGGAATTACTCGCAGAGGTTTATTTAGAATTAATAGGGGGCCGTCAGTCTACCTTCCATCTTGAAGAAGAAGCTCAACATATACTCTCAAGAGTTGATGGACACACTCAGAATGTGCGTCCAATTCGTTCTTTTCCTGCCAGTGAAGAGGAACTAAAGAATCATAAGGAAATTTTAGGAAAAATTTCTAATGCTCTTTGGAACTCTTTTTAG
- the hemW gene encoding radical SAM family heme chaperone HemW codes for MNQNLFGLYIHWPFCLSKCPYCDFNSHVRDSIDEEKWRDALLKELDYTAQRIPGRTLSTVFFGGGTPSLMSPKTVGALLDRLGHYWQIDPKLEVTLEANPNSVEADKFQNFKAAGINRLSLGIQSLRQKDLKFLGRSHSLEEALKAIHTAQKIFPRFSFDLIYARPEQSLDEWQRELTEALEYAQGHLSLYQLTIEAGTAFHTLHERKAFRLPQPELASDFYALTQEMTEKHGVNNYEVSNYARPGEECRHNLIYWKYGDFAAIGPGAHGRLTLDHKKISLKNLKAPETWINAVEKQGHGSDAEEILSPKECVVEALIMGMRLKDGIEFSVLEREYPGSSSILKNHSNTQRLREAGYLELDEHTLRTTFEGRLRLNSVIDYLTDSLE; via the coding sequence ATGAACCAAAACCTTTTTGGTCTTTACATCCATTGGCCATTTTGCCTTTCGAAATGCCCCTATTGCGACTTTAATAGTCATGTCCGTGACTCCATTGATGAAGAAAAATGGCGTGACGCTTTACTAAAAGAGCTTGATTATACGGCACAACGCATTCCAGGACGCACTTTATCAACGGTTTTTTTCGGCGGTGGCACGCCTTCCTTAATGAGTCCTAAAACTGTCGGTGCGCTTTTAGACCGTCTTGGGCATTATTGGCAAATAGATCCTAAGCTTGAGGTCACCCTCGAAGCCAATCCCAATTCTGTTGAAGCGGATAAATTTCAGAATTTTAAAGCAGCCGGTATCAATCGTCTTTCTTTGGGCATTCAGTCCTTAAGACAAAAAGACTTAAAATTTTTGGGACGTTCTCATAGTCTTGAGGAGGCTCTCAAGGCTATTCATACTGCGCAGAAAATCTTTCCAAGATTCTCTTTTGATCTTATTTATGCCCGTCCAGAACAAAGCCTCGATGAATGGCAAAGAGAACTGACAGAAGCGCTTGAATATGCGCAAGGTCATTTGTCTTTGTATCAACTTACTATTGAAGCCGGTACAGCCTTTCACACTTTACACGAACGAAAAGCTTTTCGTTTACCTCAACCAGAACTCGCAAGTGATTTTTATGCCCTCACCCAAGAAATGACTGAAAAGCATGGGGTAAACAACTATGAGGTATCTAACTATGCGCGCCCTGGAGAAGAATGTCGCCATAACTTGATTTATTGGAAGTATGGAGACTTTGCCGCCATTGGGCCTGGCGCTCATGGAAGGCTTACACTTGATCACAAAAAAATCTCTTTAAAAAATCTAAAGGCTCCCGAAACATGGATCAATGCTGTTGAAAAACAAGGACATGGATCTGACGCTGAAGAAATTCTCTCTCCAAAGGAGTGTGTTGTAGAGGCTCTTATTATGGGGATGCGTCTAAAAGATGGTATAGAGTTTTCAGTGCTGGAGCGCGAATACCCAGGATCTTCTTCGATTCTCAAAAATCATTCTAACACCCAACGATTAAGAGAAGCAGGATATTTAGAACTTGATGAACACACGCTGCGTACAACCTTTGAAGGTCGTCTGCGCCTCAATAGTGTGATTGATTATTTAACGGATAGCTTAGAGTAA
- the rph gene encoding ribonuclease PH, with translation MRPSQRQADQLRDIKIELGYAKHAEGSCLIHFGETKVLCTATVEEKVPPFIKDSGAGWVTAEYGMLPRSTHTRMSREAAQGKQTGRTQEIQRLIGRALRSVTDFSAMGERQIKVDCDVIQADGGTRTAAITGGYLALHMAFQKLKRDGIISKNPLTDFLAAISCGIINGEAVLDLDYMEDSNAIADANFVITGSGKIVEIQATAEQTPFERWEFEALLKLAEDGIKTLIELQRQVLKEAEESSSAA, from the coding sequence ATGCGTCCATCCCAACGTCAGGCAGATCAGTTAAGAGATATTAAGATTGAACTCGGCTATGCAAAGCATGCTGAAGGCTCATGTTTGATCCATTTTGGTGAAACGAAAGTACTGTGTACAGCCACTGTGGAAGAAAAAGTACCCCCTTTTATTAAAGATTCAGGTGCTGGCTGGGTAACAGCAGAATATGGTATGTTACCGCGTTCAACCCATACACGTATGTCCCGTGAAGCAGCACAAGGAAAACAAACTGGTCGCACGCAAGAAATTCAAAGACTCATTGGACGTGCTCTACGATCAGTGACAGATTTTAGCGCCATGGGTGAACGTCAAATAAAGGTCGATTGCGATGTCATACAAGCGGATGGTGGTACTAGGACGGCGGCTATTACTGGCGGCTATTTAGCACTTCATATGGCCTTTCAAAAACTAAAAAGAGACGGTATTATTTCTAAAAATCCCCTTACTGATTTTCTAGCAGCTATATCGTGTGGCATCATTAATGGTGAAGCTGTTTTAGATCTCGATTATATGGAGGATAGCAACGCCATCGCCGATGCAAACTTTGTTATTACTGGTTCAGGAAAAATTGTTGAAATTCAAGCGACCGCCGAGCAAACTCCTTTTGAGCGCTGGGAATTCGAGGCATTATTAAAACTGGCCGAAGATGGCATTAAAACTTTGATTGAATTGCAACGACAAGTTCTTAAAGAAGCTGAGGAAAGTTCAAGTGCCGCGTAA
- the hrcA gene encoding heat-inducible transcriptional repressor HrcA, producing the protein MIYELNERSKEIFRSLVDAYCETGEPVGSHTLCERMKADISSATIRNVMAQLERLGLLYSPHTSAGRVPTEAGLSFFINSLIEIGALSEEEKLNFEKHYTPDHPDIEELLGNAVSTLSGLSRCVSLVFAPKQESPLKHIEFVALNNNQALVILVNQDGSVENRIVTLPQGFLISTLQEASNFLNARLIGKNLNESRKALLKELKEQQNSLDDLVKMVVEAGLGTWSGEPKTGRLIVTGQSHLLEDVTHLEDLERLRLLFSELETKENVIRLLDAAIAGEGVQIFIGSNNPIAGLSGTSLIVSPYRNNNKTIIGALGIIGPRHLNYGRIIPLVDYTAKMISRMIDF; encoded by the coding sequence ATGATTTATGAACTAAACGAGAGATCAAAAGAGATTTTTCGAAGCTTAGTGGACGCCTATTGTGAAACTGGTGAGCCTGTGGGTTCTCACACTCTTTGTGAACGCATGAAAGCTGATATATCTTCAGCAACGATTCGTAATGTAATGGCCCAGTTAGAAAGATTGGGATTACTTTATTCTCCTCACACCTCAGCCGGTCGTGTACCAACGGAAGCGGGGCTTAGCTTTTTTATTAATAGCCTTATTGAAATTGGAGCCCTGTCCGAAGAAGAGAAATTAAATTTTGAAAAGCACTACACACCTGATCATCCAGATATTGAAGAACTTTTGGGAAATGCTGTCTCAACTCTTTCAGGACTTTCACGGTGTGTGAGTCTTGTTTTTGCTCCAAAACAAGAAAGTCCTCTCAAGCATATTGAATTTGTGGCTTTAAATAATAATCAAGCGCTTGTTATATTGGTGAACCAAGATGGTTCTGTTGAAAATAGAATTGTTACTCTTCCTCAAGGGTTTTTAATCTCAACATTGCAAGAAGCGAGTAATTTTCTAAACGCGCGTTTAATAGGAAAAAACCTCAATGAATCGCGCAAAGCCTTGTTAAAAGAATTGAAGGAACAACAGAATTCCCTCGATGATTTGGTAAAAATGGTTGTGGAGGCAGGATTAGGCACTTGGTCTGGAGAACCTAAAACAGGAAGATTGATTGTGACTGGTCAATCTCACTTGTTAGAAGATGTCACCCATTTAGAGGATTTAGAAAGACTTCGTCTGTTGTTCTCTGAGCTAGAGACAAAGGAGAATGTCATCCGATTGTTAGATGCCGCTATTGCGGGTGAAGGTGTGCAAATTTTTATAGGTTCTAATAATCCTATAGCGGGTTTGTCGGGAACATCCTTGATCGTTTCCCCCTATCGCAATAATAATAAAACGATTATAGGAGCTTTAGGTATTATTGGTCCGCGACATTTAAATTATGGGCGCATCATTCCCCTTGTGGACTATACTGCAAAAATGATCAGTCGTATGATTGATTTCTGA
- the hemE gene encoding uroporphyrinogen decarboxylase — protein sequence MKPLIDLIRTKSSQRVPIWFMRQAGRYLPEYRALRAQQPDFLKFCYTPKLAVEATLQPLKRYDLDAAILFSDILVIPHALGQHVGFEEGVGPILGDFHLKNLKIDRLEQTLSPVFEILTTLRACLPPHISLIGFSGAPWTLYCYMIEGRGKRGFSKAIAWGQENPQQFREVMELLTDAVVAYLKHQVRAGAEVVQLFDTWAGEAPQDLYEIGVVKPVTKIVKELKAFSAQVPLMGFPKNIGERIVPYVKETGIDVLSLDPTFNPEALAQILPQTVYQGGLDPELVVLGGEAMIKKADTYLKAFKNRPYIFNLGHGLLPKTPPENVQKLIDHVRKMNVDG from the coding sequence ATGAAACCCTTAATTGACCTTATTCGAACCAAAAGTTCTCAACGTGTACCCATCTGGTTTATGAGACAAGCCGGCCGATACCTTCCTGAATATCGCGCTCTACGCGCGCAACAACCAGATTTTTTAAAATTCTGCTACACCCCAAAATTGGCTGTGGAAGCAACTCTACAACCTCTGAAGCGTTATGATTTGGATGCCGCCATACTTTTTTCAGATATCCTCGTCATTCCCCATGCTTTAGGTCAGCATGTGGGTTTTGAAGAAGGCGTCGGACCAATTCTCGGGGACTTTCATTTAAAGAATCTGAAGATCGATCGCCTTGAACAAACGCTTTCACCCGTTTTTGAGATTTTGACAACCCTTCGAGCTTGCTTGCCCCCCCATATAAGTTTAATAGGCTTTTCTGGCGCTCCCTGGACCCTGTATTGTTATATGATCGAAGGACGGGGGAAGCGAGGGTTTTCAAAAGCTATTGCATGGGGGCAAGAAAATCCTCAGCAATTTCGGGAAGTTATGGAGTTGCTGACAGACGCTGTTGTTGCGTATCTTAAGCATCAAGTAAGAGCGGGGGCTGAGGTGGTGCAACTTTTTGATACTTGGGCAGGAGAAGCCCCCCAAGACTTATATGAGATAGGGGTAGTGAAGCCGGTAACAAAGATCGTCAAGGAATTGAAGGCTTTTTCTGCCCAAGTGCCTCTCATGGGGTTCCCTAAAAATATCGGAGAAAGAATCGTACCGTATGTGAAAGAGACGGGCATAGATGTTTTAAGTCTGGATCCAACTTTTAATCCAGAGGCTCTTGCGCAGATTCTTCCACAAACAGTTTATCAAGGCGGCCTTGATCCGGAATTGGTGGTGCTTGGAGGAGAGGCTATGATCAAAAAAGCCGATACGTATTTGAAAGCTTTCAAAAATCGCCCTTATATTTTTAATTTAGGTCACGGACTTTTGCCCAAGACACCGCCTGAAAATGTGCAGAAGCTGATTGACCATGTGCGAAAGATGAATGTTGATGGCTAG
- a CDS encoding Smr/MutS family protein, protein MTKKHNPPLTEEDLEIWQAYQKGVIALPNKIQKKPKSSKSSSKTQKMKPSSISAKAIVKTRDPIRKKIDLHGYKVEEARTVLMNFLMRKQQSHQLQVIVITGKGLRGSISGLGTLKENFSKWMKEKDFLALVNHYSQASPKDGGSGAFYLDLKPLLMK, encoded by the coding sequence ATGACTAAAAAACATAACCCCCCCCTTACTGAAGAGGATTTAGAAATTTGGCAAGCGTACCAAAAGGGGGTCATTGCTCTTCCTAATAAAATCCAAAAAAAACCTAAATCTTCAAAATCATCTTCTAAGACGCAGAAAATGAAACCCTCGTCTATTTCTGCAAAAGCAATAGTCAAGACTCGTGATCCGATCAGGAAGAAAATCGACTTGCATGGTTATAAGGTTGAAGAGGCGCGGACTGTTCTCATGAATTTTCTAATGCGCAAACAACAGTCTCATCAGTTGCAGGTTATTGTTATCACAGGCAAAGGATTAAGAGGGAGCATCAGCGGGCTCGGAACGCTTAAAGAAAATTTTTCAAAATGGATGAAAGAAAAAGACTTTTTGGCTCTTGTTAATCATTATAGCCAAGCAAGCCCTAAAGATGGCGGGAGTGGCGCTTTTTATCTTGATCTTAAACCGCTCTTGATGAAGTGA
- the coaE gene encoding dephospho-CoA kinase (Dephospho-CoA kinase (CoaE) performs the final step in coenzyme A biosynthesis.), protein MDKTPATIILGMTGSIGMGKSTTARLFKKIKVPIFDADACVHDLYQDPEVLDDIQQAFPQSVLEGKVVKHWLRENVFSDPEKINALEAILHPRVAQARDAFILYHQKRGIPLVVLDIPLLFEKGINTLCHYVLMVWAPEEVRRTRVLARLHMNEKRLQEILKRFLPEEERKKRADFVLETSRGKSKTFRDLRNLLNPICLQLRKYNA, encoded by the coding sequence ATGGATAAAACCCCTGCAACGATTATACTGGGGATGACAGGCTCTATCGGGATGGGGAAATCGACCACAGCCAGGCTGTTTAAAAAAATAAAGGTTCCCATCTTTGATGCTGATGCTTGTGTCCACGACCTTTATCAAGACCCTGAGGTTTTGGATGATATTCAGCAGGCCTTCCCCCAATCTGTCCTCGAGGGCAAAGTCGTAAAACACTGGCTCAGAGAAAACGTGTTTTCTGATCCTGAAAAGATTAATGCCTTGGAAGCTATTCTTCATCCGCGTGTTGCTCAAGCAAGAGACGCTTTTATTCTTTACCATCAAAAGCGTGGAATACCGCTTGTTGTTCTTGATATACCTCTCTTATTTGAAAAAGGAATCAATACCCTGTGTCATTACGTGTTAATGGTGTGGGCACCAGAAGAAGTAAGACGAACGAGAGTTCTTGCCCGTCTTCATATGAATGAAAAAAGGTTGCAAGAAATTTTAAAGCGTTTTTTACCTGAAGAAGAACGTAAAAAACGCGCAGATTTTGTTCTTGAAACTTCAAGAGGAAAGAGTAAAACCTTCAGAGATCTTAGAAATCTGCTGAACCCAATTTGTTTACAATTAAGGAAATACAATGCGTGA
- the hemH gene encoding ferrochelatase: MASQRVAVVLFNLGGPDSLQSVEPFLYNLFKDPAILRLPWGIRHGLAKIISKRRAPQAQEIYKHLGGASPLLENTETQARALEKILGENYKVFIGMRYWRPRLEETVEQIKEWNPDKVVLLPLYPQFSTTTTQSSLDEWKEYSRQQERVIPTEVICCYPEEGGFVRAIAQRLADQLKSLKPSKSYRVLFTAHGLPQKIVDGGDPYPKHVEMTISAVLKELTRLEIPIEDWVTCYQSRVGPLSWIRPYTDDEIHRAGREGLGVVIVPVAFVSEHSETLVELDIEYRALAKRVGVPFYHRIPTVSDHPDFIQSLARLVKDEKETVCIAGDKQCTCGGYRG; this comes from the coding sequence ATGGCTAGTCAAAGAGTTGCTGTTGTTTTGTTTAACTTAGGCGGCCCTGATTCCTTACAATCTGTTGAGCCCTTTCTGTATAATTTATTCAAGGATCCTGCGATTTTGAGACTTCCTTGGGGGATTCGCCATGGGCTGGCGAAAATCATTTCAAAGCGACGTGCTCCGCAAGCGCAGGAGATTTATAAACACCTAGGAGGGGCGTCTCCTCTTTTAGAAAACACTGAAACGCAAGCCCGCGCTTTAGAAAAGATTTTGGGAGAGAATTATAAAGTTTTTATAGGGATGCGCTATTGGCGGCCAAGACTAGAGGAAACGGTTGAGCAGATAAAAGAATGGAATCCAGATAAAGTCGTTCTTTTGCCCCTGTATCCTCAATTTTCAACGACCACGACCCAATCGTCCTTGGATGAATGGAAAGAGTATAGTCGACAACAAGAGAGGGTGATCCCAACAGAGGTGATTTGTTGTTACCCAGAGGAGGGGGGGTTTGTAAGAGCAATCGCTCAACGTCTTGCAGATCAATTAAAGTCCTTGAAACCATCAAAGTCCTATAGGGTCTTGTTTACGGCCCATGGATTACCCCAAAAAATTGTTGACGGGGGAGATCCCTATCCCAAACATGTAGAGATGACGATCTCTGCGGTGTTAAAAGAACTGACGCGACTGGAAATCCCAATTGAAGATTGGGTAACATGTTATCAGAGTAGGGTGGGGCCTTTGTCTTGGATTCGTCCCTATACGGATGATGAAATACACCGAGCTGGCAGAGAGGGGCTGGGAGTGGTGATTGTGCCTGTAGCTTTTGTTTCCGAGCACTCTGAAACGCTTGTTGAGTTGGATATTGAGTATCGCGCTTTAGCGAAAAGAGTCGGGGTTCCTTTTTATCATCGTATTCCGACTGTTTCAGATCATCCTGATTTCATTCAGTCTCTTGCCCGTTTAGTTAAAGATGAAAAAGAAACAGTGTGTATAGCAGGTGATAAACAATGTACATGTGGGGGGTATCGTGGCTGA
- the hemJ gene encoding protoporphyrinogen oxidase HemJ has protein sequence MADYLTGYYLWIKALHIIFVMSWMAGMLYLPRLYVYHAQSKPGSELSETLKIMERRLLRGIINPAMIASFIFGGLLLMVPGVLVSPLGWLHVKLLFVLLLSAYHGFLARWRKDFERDQNQRSHTFYRMINEIPAVFMIIIVIMVVIKPF, from the coding sequence GTGGCTGATTATTTGACCGGCTATTATTTATGGATAAAGGCGCTTCATATTATTTTTGTGATGTCATGGATGGCGGGGATGTTGTATTTGCCAAGGTTGTATGTCTATCACGCTCAATCCAAACCTGGCTCCGAGCTTTCTGAAACCCTGAAGATTATGGAAAGACGTCTTTTAAGGGGCATTATTAATCCGGCGATGATCGCTAGTTTTATTTTTGGGGGGCTTTTGTTGATGGTACCAGGGGTGCTTGTGAGTCCTTTGGGGTGGTTGCACGTGAAACTCCTGTTTGTTTTGTTGCTTTCCGCCTACCATGGTTTCCTCGCCCGATGGCGCAAGGATTTTGAGCGAGATCAAAACCAGCGTTCACACACCTTCTACCGAATGATCAATGAGATTCCGGCTGTTTTTATGATTATTATCGTAATTATGGTTGTCATTAAACCTTTTTAG